A stretch of the Flavobacterium sp. 5 genome encodes the following:
- a CDS encoding pectinesterase family protein: MKSLKKIIYLALLLFLTTHIQAQKKDEIILKDEFNIVVDQKGNGDFKTIQEAIDAAKSYPSKRITIFIKNGTYYEKVKVHAWNPLISFIGESREKTIITYDDYFNKIGIGRNSTFYTYTVLVEGNDFFCKNLTIQNTSGPVGQAVALNVNANRVMFTNCSFLGNQDTLYTSGEGTKNYFKDCYIEGTTDFIFGDATVLFENCEIHSKSDSFATAASTPKDTAYGYVFKNCKLTADANVTKAYLGRPWRPYAKTVYINCEIGKHILPEGWNNWSKPEAELGSFYAEYNCIGEGYQPKNRVAWSHQLKASEAKKYTIENILDSDTTASTKQWYLKNN; the protein is encoded by the coding sequence ATGAAAAGTTTAAAGAAAATCATCTATCTAGCGCTTCTTTTATTTTTAACTACCCATATTCAAGCTCAAAAAAAGGATGAAATTATATTAAAAGACGAATTCAATATTGTAGTTGACCAAAAAGGAAATGGAGATTTTAAAACTATTCAAGAGGCTATAGATGCAGCGAAATCATACCCAAGTAAAAGAATTACCATTTTTATAAAAAACGGAACTTATTATGAAAAAGTAAAAGTTCATGCCTGGAATCCCTTAATTTCTTTCATTGGCGAAAGCCGAGAAAAGACAATCATAACCTATGATGATTATTTTAATAAAATAGGTATTGGCCGAAATAGTACTTTTTACACCTACACTGTTTTGGTAGAAGGAAATGATTTCTTTTGCAAAAATCTAACCATTCAAAATACTTCGGGTCCAGTTGGTCAAGCTGTCGCTTTGAATGTAAACGCTAACAGAGTAATGTTTACTAATTGTTCTTTTCTAGGAAATCAAGATACACTCTACACTTCGGGTGAAGGAACCAAAAACTATTTTAAAGATTGTTATATAGAAGGCACAACTGATTTCATATTTGGAGACGCTACTGTACTCTTCGAAAATTGTGAAATTCATAGCAAAAGTGACTCATTTGCTACAGCAGCATCTACGCCAAAAGACACTGCTTATGGTTATGTTTTTAAGAACTGTAAACTCACAGCTGATGCAAATGTAACCAAAGCATACCTCGGACGTCCTTGGAGACCTTATGCAAAAACGGTTTATATCAATTGTGAAATAGGTAAACATATTTTACCAGAAGGTTGGAACAATTGGTCAAAACCAGAAGCTGAACTTGGTTCATTTTACGCTGAATATAATTGCATTGGCGAAGGCTATCAACCGAAAAACAGAGTCGCTTGGTCACATCAATTAAAAGCTTCTGAAGCTAAAAAATATACAATCGAAAATATATTAGATTCAGATACTACAGCTTCAACAAAACAATGGTATTTGAAAAATAATTAA